From Leptospira inadai serovar Lyme str. 10, one genomic window encodes:
- a CDS encoding LIC11213 family lipoprotein gives MHGLRLNILIRGFRIGNLKFVFPTDKSGVVSVRFALIFTAALVLSCENSGADKIRGGALETLLLSGQQISYQCSVAKPTFASLDQGQGITAHCGQCHSGGNIRAGVDVTSYASLSSIVVPNNPNGSILFRVVIPGGLMSQFTSDLLNQAIYCWIKGGAGP, from the coding sequence ATGCACGGATTAAGACTAAACATTTTAATCCGCGGATTTCGAATCGGGAACTTAAAATTCGTTTTCCCGACGGATAAATCGGGAGTCGTAAGTGTGCGTTTCGCTTTGATTTTTACCGCCGCCTTAGTTCTATCCTGCGAAAATTCAGGCGCGGATAAAATCAGAGGCGGCGCGCTAGAGACTCTTCTTCTTAGCGGGCAACAAATATCCTATCAATGCTCGGTCGCGAAACCGACATTTGCCAGCCTCGACCAAGGACAAGGAATCACTGCTCACTGCGGACAATGTCATAGTGGAGGAAACATTCGCGCAGGAGTGGATGTTACTAGTTACGCTTCTTTATCCTCGATAGTCGTTCCGAATAACCCTAACGGCAGTATCTTATTTCGGGTGGTTATTCCCGGCGGCCTAATGTCCCAGTTCACCTCGGACCTGCTGAACCAAGCGATTTATTGTTGGATTAAGGGAGGTGCAGGTCCATGA
- a CDS encoding DUF5777 family beta-barrel protein, translating into MKKKYFTFLIFLISPSLFGEGAAFMSPTLINMPSTENVGYKNLDLRFNHRFGDAQNGFKDLFGLDSGANILIGADYGITKAISIGAARISENKTYELRSKVRLLSQSSILPFTMSFWGVASQDTDKEIIPLNPAIQLPSTGISVLDANISQNINHYTLTDNDKRSYMASILISRKFNRYFSLQLSPTFVHRNFVKSTLRNDRFGVDVGGRLKLFKRVDFTFEAIFTKQRDYIGTDYDSASGPTTLQGVRTLTATDINTLYVLPRDLPTVYFQNVVLHKHVPHYTVPFSFGVDFETGGHVFQLFITDIRALAQTKLLNGGDFDFGKRQYSVGFNIHRNFSFEEEAKPAEWEETKTDNSGTIEDSAQHRPESEKK; encoded by the coding sequence ATGAAAAAGAAATATTTTACCTTCCTGATTTTCCTGATTTCACCTTCTCTTTTCGGAGAGGGCGCCGCATTCATGAGCCCGACGTTAATTAATATGCCTTCGACGGAAAACGTCGGATATAAAAATTTGGATCTTAGATTCAATCATAGATTCGGTGACGCTCAGAACGGTTTTAAAGATCTTTTCGGTTTGGATTCGGGAGCAAACATTCTAATCGGAGCCGATTACGGAATTACGAAGGCGATTTCGATCGGAGCTGCTAGGATTTCGGAGAATAAAACCTACGAGTTACGCTCTAAAGTACGGCTATTATCCCAATCTTCGATTTTACCGTTCACGATGAGTTTCTGGGGAGTCGCTTCACAAGACACGGATAAGGAGATTATCCCTCTGAATCCCGCGATACAACTCCCTTCGACCGGTATTTCCGTTTTGGATGCGAATATTTCCCAAAATATAAATCATTACACCTTAACGGATAATGATAAAAGAAGTTACATGGCCTCGATTTTAATTTCCAGAAAATTCAATAGGTATTTTTCGCTACAACTTTCACCGACGTTCGTTCATCGCAATTTCGTGAAATCCACGCTTCGGAACGATCGATTCGGAGTCGATGTGGGAGGAAGGCTTAAATTATTTAAGCGAGTGGATTTCACTTTCGAAGCGATCTTTACGAAGCAACGCGACTACATCGGAACCGATTACGACTCTGCGAGCGGACCGACCACCTTGCAAGGAGTCCGGACCCTAACCGCGACGGATATTAATACTCTTTACGTCCTTCCGCGGGACCTGCCCACAGTATATTTTCAAAACGTCGTCCTCCATAAACATGTTCCACATTACACCGTTCCGTTCAGTTTCGGTGTCGATTTCGAAACCGGAGGACATGTATTTCAACTTTTTATCACGGACATACGGGCCCTGGCTCAGACCAAACTTCTCAACGGTGGAGATTTCGATTTCGGAAAGCGTCAATATTCGGTCGGGTTCAATATTCATAGAAACTTCTCGTTCGAAGAGGAGGCCAAGCCGGCCGAATGGGAAGAGACAAAAACCGATAACTCCGGAACGATCGAGGACTCCGCCCAACATCGACCGGAATCGGAGAAAAAATAG
- a CDS encoding YceI family protein yields MSYLTDSINGRLYALRILFLAISALPVYEIAGIELPNSNLKVASGKVYFKSDAPQEIIRGLGQTVFGEIDPIQKTLTINIDLRDFTTANRLRDVHLHDNYLESEDFPYAKYKGKLISFDSATGKVKTIGTLYLHGKEKSDFIIEGILSGKDGRLVYTADFAILLGDFFIEVPKLLNLKLNQKIEVKTVFLLESLQ; encoded by the coding sequence ATGAGCTACTTAACGGACTCCATTAATGGAAGATTGTATGCGTTAAGAATTCTATTCCTGGCTATTTCGGCTTTACCGGTATATGAAATCGCCGGAATCGAGTTGCCGAATTCGAACCTCAAAGTCGCCTCGGGTAAAGTCTATTTTAAAAGCGATGCCCCTCAGGAAATCATTCGAGGTCTAGGGCAAACCGTTTTCGGTGAAATCGATCCGATTCAAAAAACGTTAACTATTAATATTGATCTTCGCGACTTCACGACCGCAAATCGACTTCGCGACGTACACTTACATGATAATTATCTGGAGAGCGAAGACTTTCCGTATGCCAAGTATAAAGGGAAACTTATCTCCTTCGATTCGGCCACGGGAAAGGTAAAAACGATCGGCACTCTTTATCTACACGGAAAGGAAAAAAGCGACTTTATCATCGAGGGAATTTTATCCGGGAAGGATGGACGACTGGTATATACGGCCGATTTCGCCATACTACTGGGAGATTTTTTCATCGAGGTGCCTAAATTACTGAATCTCAAGTTAAACCAAAAAATCGAAGTCAAAACCGTTTTCCTCCTAGAAAGTCTTCAATGA